Part of the Solanum pennellii chromosome 10, SPENNV200 genome is shown below.
AATATTGTAACAATAGttgcaatttgaaaattgaacagatttaatactattatataAAACTTACTTTTTTGAATGAGCTTTAAGAAGCCCTGTAGTAACCCACTCAATAAACTTATCAATCAGATATGAAGGGGCTTGGTTTGTGATCTCACATCCTTGAAATGGAAAATTTGGACGAATTACATCAGTCATGACCGCTTTTCCTTTTTCAGTTGACCCAAATGAAGTTAAATAAGGAGATTTGCAGTTTCTCGAAGGCATCCGGATACGTGCATGAGGAGTATTTATTTCGCTTCGGACAACAATATTTGTGATTGAAATATCAATTGGTAATTGACTGTCCGAAAGCAAACTTTGATtttcggttaacttctgttGATTTGCATGAATAAGCAGACTTCCTAGATCAGCAATAAGTGTATTCATAGTTTCTCGTGTATCTGGAGATATTGAACCAGATGGTGTAGAATCCTATATGGTTTACActgataattaaaaatatattgatagacatatgatattgatatgatacATGAAGAATAAATTACCGATGTATCTTCGTTCATTGTTCCTTCAAATAAATGATGAGGCGTTTGCGCTGATGGAGCATcctgaataaaaaaatgtactGATCAATTTATGATACCtcaaacaacaaataattataCACAAAATGATTGTTAATGTATCAAGGACAGATAACAGCAAACTACAAATTGTATATATGAGACAAACAAATTTAAGTAGTCACATAGATATGTATCTTGCAATGTACTGTATCACGTACAcactaaataaaaaagtatagtATCATACACATTAACTTGAACAGTAAAAAACATGTATCATATTAATCCAATTAAACTGCAATGTATCATAATGATCAAATAAAACACCAATgtatcataataatataattaaaattaaacgtatCATACTGGTACATTTTCATATATCATTGAAAATTGGATGaatactaataatgaaattaatctGCTATAATTACCTTACTGTGTTCACATGTTTCATCAGTATGATGACTATTTGAATTTGGGGATTGAAGTTCTGAAACGTCCTTCATTACTTGATGATTCTTCAATGTATCTTcagtctttattttttaaagaaaaataagttaatgataaattatataattttatatacaaaattaataaagtaaatgaaaCCTGACTGTCAACATCAAATTCCAGTTGTATCGGAGAGGTTGCTTGGTGTCCATCATTGCCTTCTTCATCGGAAACTTCAACCATGTGCGGTGTAGACTTGCCGCCCATATCCTTCATTAAATGAATTTGTAACATAATGACCTATGAAAATTATAACACACAACGAAAATAAGCATACACAATACATTACCTTTGGTTGTTGGTCATCCTCCCTATTCTTAAAATTCATCACCTCAATGTGATTTGCCTTTATCAAATTCACAAGATACTCAAATTTACAGTCAAcctattcaaaaaaaattacacattcagttttatatttatgaattaacattaaaaaataaatatcgtTACTTACGTATTCCTTCATATGTTGTTATAGTTCTTCAATATCGGGATATACAGACTTATCTTTTGAGACTTGTGAAGATACATGGGCAGAAGATACATTAGCAGGCGGGGTAGGTTCTTCAGATGGCATTGAGAATGACTGATTTAATTGCGGCTTTAACTGCTTTGACAAAGTTTTCGAACCCTTTGTTTTGTGTGTATCAGTATTCTTTCTCCTCTTGAGTGGTGGTGGAGATGATGTATCAGATATATGAGATGATCTTCTCAATAAATGATCAGGAGGGCTTGTTGAAAAATCCTCAAAACCTGACTTATCTTTAATTTGCACTTTTTTTGCACCAACAGGTGGCGTGGATAGTTCATTTCTGTTGACCACTTGACTATCAAGTAAATCAAGGGCTTCCACCTCATCTGGCGTTGGTACAATGTTTGAACAAGTATTCCGCAATTAAAATGGTTTAATGTTATAACAATGTTATGTATAACGAAAAAACTGTTAtttacaacaaaaattataaagctTATTGATACActattaaaagataatttaaaattaatattaccTCGGAGAAATGCTAGTcattaacttttcatattttggcTTTTCAGCCACCACTGTCCAATTACATATCCTCGGAATACCATTCGCTACTTTAACAGCAAGGTCTGGACTTAGAGTAGATGCACATTCATAAATCAGAATGTTGAGTGCATAAGGCATACCAAATAAGCGATACATCTGTTTGCGTTTGTTGAAGTCTTGCCTGAGTGATGTAGTCAGCTTATTTAATGCAATCTGACCCCAAGGATACATTTCATACCTACCATCTTCGACCATTAGAAATTCTTCTATACGTATGAAGGTCTCACCAAGATGGATAACATGAAAGTATTGATGAAGTATACTATTGCCATTTCCACAGATTCCTGTGTGGTCTCCCAATTACCCATTGCAAAACGCTGTATCAATCGACTCTTGGTTATACCCGTAGGACAATCagggaaatatttttgtaataaccGGCTCGGAGTGGAATTAGGATATGAAAAATCCTTAACATTTCCTTTGCATTTTAGGCCAGTTACAATGGCAAATTCTTTCATACCAAACATCAATACATTCCCATTAGCATGACGAACATGCAGTACATCTTTATTTTCATGTCGCAGctccaacaacaacaaacacttAATAATCTGACCCTGGAAATTACATTTTGGAATTTCCAAATATGGtccaaaaattgttttttttgaaCATTGCAACGCCGTCATCCTTTattgataatttgattttattcacaaaatcaaaattgaaagtcGCTCCAAACCTCAATGGATGTGctggtattttttttaataacataattaatgccctgtttatacaaaaaataaaatataaaaattgtactTGTCTAATAACAAAAATTTGCTGTAATGTAGAAAATATAAGACGCTTgaattatatgaatgtatatgatacatcatattcatattcctAAAATACATATGAGTTATCAGATGTATATGATACGTCTTATAAACTGACAaactataatattatatataaactttCATATTCAGTTTTAAgtgaatgtatatgatacatcatattcaaaattataatacactgaatttataatatgtatatgatacattctACGACTGTACCACACATGTTGATTTTACTAAAtacaaaacacaaaattattGACATCTTATACACCTTAAAACTGAAGAACAAATGATGCTTTTACTAATCGATAACACAAATTTACTGAAAAACCTTTAAAATGTACAAACATGGTGCTTTCACTAATACACAACTCAAAATTAGTGATAAACATTATGCATCTGATACACATTAAAACTGTACAAACATGATGGTTATACATCATTTTACAAACACATGCAACAATTTAAAATTAGGGTTTTatcaacaaaacacaaaattatgaattttaaacaCATACCTTAGGAAGTGTGGGTCTGGAAACAACATGTGTAACTTTTCTTGGCCTTTTTTTTATGGATTTCTTCAGTCTTTTTCTTTGGCTTAACTACATTCTTGTTCTTCATGAATAATGGGTCATGCAATCTTTGGATCTGTTCTCAGCCCACATTTCATCATCAGAATCATACACACGTTTAGAATCACCATCTCCAGATTTACCCTCTTCCATATTATTTGTAAAAGCACACGATGAAGAGAAAGAAGGAGACTAAAATTTTTACCCtttaaaaacttagaaatttaAATACTTGATGGAGACTCCTACAAAAAACCAAATTGATATGGCTGCAAAATTCTACTGGAATTCAAATTTAGAGTAAAATCTAGAATAAAAAATCTGCTAAAACGTGGGGAAGTAAAATCCCTTAAGGCGTGTGGTGAGAGAAAATTATCCTCCTAAAATGTGAggaaataaaaaaggaataaaatttaatatggtAACTTTTAATTGGGGCTGTTAATGGGGAAGTGGGTAGCTTGAAAATAGGATTTTATTTTGGTAAAGTAAAACTTGTCAATTGGCTGAAAAAAGGGTGGAAatctatatgtattttttatatttttttaattggggGAAATAAGGggtgtttgaaatttttataataagtaGGAATAAATGGTTATTAAGGTAATTAAAGGAgtgtatttaagtaatttttccatTATTCAATAATCTAACTaagaaaatgaaggaaaagTAGTGTCAACGGGCTTCCATGAGAGGGGAGTAAGACCGCTTTGAATCCGCACATAAGCTTGTAACATAGATTTCCGAACATACGAAGCTACGTATCATGTTTTAGACACATCTGGGAGCTATACAAACAGTTGACAACTATAAAATATACTTAATACAAAATTCCAAAGAAACTAGTATAAAGCTCATGCTAACTAATACAGGATAAATGACAGggaagaaaatattatgaagcTTACTTTTAAGGCTCCATACAGTAACCATTTTTAccttcattattattattcacttatttttttaattatttttttttacatcttAACGAGAGGAAGGCATAAACTTCATAGCATTACGCGCCAAACAGTAAATGCAAAGCAAAATTAGAACGTGAGAAAGAAGTAGCCAGAAATCAGAAACTCAATACCAATAAAGGAACAATCATAAAGAAATTAGTCTTGGCATGATTTGGGGACGAGATAAGACAGAGACATACCACAACATacttgttataaaaaaaaacgaaaAGGGCAAATCACAGTAAAAACTGGGGTGAAAAGAGCCTCATACCGTGCAAGACATCATGGGCATCAAATAATGTGGTAAAATAGTAGATGAGCCTTTGAAGCAATGcaaaatacaagaaaaactTAGCCTAAGGCAGGCTGTGAACAGGGACTTACgggaaatagaaaataaatcgGCCCATTTAACACATAGCAAATAGTGCGACAGGCAATCTCCATACCGATATGTTTTCAATATTTACTCTAATTTATTAAAGGATAACAACATTAAATAAGAGGTAGAGCTTTGGAGATTCAAACCGAAAAAGATGTGAGAGGAGGTTCAATATCACCAAACAAACATTCAAGAAGGAAATTTGCAGCGGTAGAAGGAAATTTGCAGCGCTACTCGAACCAAGAAATGATGAATCTTCCATATTGAATGAGACAACAATGACTTGAATCAACAGAAGATTGAATCATGAACAAGACAAATATTATACTAAAGTTCTCCATTTCCCATTTCCCAGCAGCAATGACACAACGACACAATAGTGAGACATATCCGGAACAGAAGAAAACCAATAGAATGCTTTGAAAGGAACACTACCTTGTCCGGACAGCGAGCAATCTAATTCATACTATTTACACTAATCAAGATACAAACGAAATAAATAAACCACGACAGATTGAGAAAACAAATTTATCTATAGTAAACTAAATTTGGAATTTCAAACCAAACCACAAACCATAGACAACAAGATGAGATCAATTAGCAGTAGAAACCAACAATGAACTCAAAGGGGTATGAACCTTCAACATTTTGGGAAAAAATATACGTAAGGAGGCATTTTTCAAGCTTGGAAGCCATATAATTGATGACATATGCAATATACACATTTATATCATATATCGACAGAACTTAAAAGAACAGTGAAGCAAAATGAGAGATTGTCATTCACACAGAGACATAGAGGAAACATAAAAACTTGTACAGTGAAGAAAAAGGCTTTTACCTCATAATGAGCAACGAAATGGGGCAACGAGTTTGAGAGCAATTCCATTACCACAAGTCAGACTCCGACAAACTCCCGTAAACAAGATACGAGTGAGAAGGCCAAACAAAATCTGAACCTCACTCTCTGGTTTCAGGACTTAATCTTAAGTATTTCATATATAGCAGCACAGCCAGCAGTTTTTCTGTGATTTCTTCTCTAATGATAACTCCCTCAATATTTTGCTCTAAAAATTTCCCAACCTTTTCCccattttatttcaacttttttcCAACTTTTCTCTTTATCAattcactttttttcttttttaaaaagtccCCCATAACAATGAAGACAGTAGGGTATTTATAGAGGGAAGATTTGAATTGAAAAAGGCGGGAAAcaagtgtattttttttttgaaactcaaATTTGAATCTTCTCTCTCCAGGATAAGGCTGCTGGAATTAGCACCATCTTATACAAATTCCTCAATGGCATAAATGAAGTTAGCCGTCCATTTTGATGAAGGATGGTTGAGGCGCAAGATCGAGACACCTGTTCGAGTAAGGATGATTGAAGTGGACTGCCGGGTTGGGTATTTGCTGGAGTTGGGTCGATTCCAGCTGGGTTTGGAACTTGCTGGAAATTCTCGTCTCTGGATAAGAAGAGAACATATAGCAGTTGTTTCGTGGTGTCTTTTGGTATTGTTGTTCGTATTAGTATTTAGGCTGCTGGTGGGTAATGTTTTGGAAAGAGTTTCTTTGGATAATTGGGTTGGGTTTCCTGGAAAGGAGAAAGAGTTGGGCTGGCTTGGCAAATTGAAAGAAGAGGGCCTAGCATCTGGTCATTAAATGGGTTAGATCttggagtttttttttcaaaaaaaaatagtcaaattgagttaaatttaaaaattcagcTAGAACCTAAATGAGATGAATTAACATTAATTTattaacgagcttcttaatttcaaagaaataaaataatagactCAATTAACCTTAAAAGACTCAGAATTAAaaccataatttaaactaagttaattcaaaaaaataaaatattttgagatgattttcgaATATTCATATAATGACACAATTATACACATAATTGTGAAAAGTGTTTGAGTTTTATATGGGGCTAATTATTCCAAATCGTTTGAAAATTAACAAGTTcagaaattaattattatcgGGGAggatcaaaattgggtgtccacaacccagcttgactcatTACAAGAAATGTTTATAATATCCGCATCAAGGACAATAACAAGATCTTCGGTGATGACGGTGTCTAGACAATTTTCATTGTcattttctttagtttcctctttgtttttattctccctcttcaacttcctgcaaaacttttttttgtgtcctttcatgccacaatgataACACTCAATATCCTGAAGTCTGTCTCTGGATTTGCTACTATTTTGTTCTCTACACAGAGAACCACGAGTTTGTTTCTCCCCTtggggccagttatcaggacatccgacgAAGAAGAATCTTGagttttcttctcatctctttgTTCAATACACTACTCTTGGCGGGtccatagagatcacaccatccgtagcagaatttgacaatgaagtTCTAAATGTTTCTCAAGAGTCTGGTAGtgaaccaagtagaagcaagccttgaatttcttcatcgaATTTGATGCCCATAGTTGATAATTGGTCATGATTCCCTGAAAATTGTTCAGATGGTTtgtcatcggagaaccatcaCGACACTTTaaactcaacatctgctttattaagaacattttgttgttgtcaGTTTTccgagcatacaaactttcaagatgctctaatagggttcgagcatgtgtttcCCCAGAACTATGGTTCAACACTTCACGTTgacccattgcctaatgaatccacaaacCTGTCCGTGCAACAGATTCCACTTTTCATCTATTGTATTATCAGGCTTCacagtggtaaatactggtttgtaaaaattcttgACATAAAGCATATCTTCCATTTTCCCCTTCCAAATGGTATAAgtaacaccattcaaagtaatcgttctacttgtgttggcttccatCATTTTTCCCCAAAAAGTATTgttatcgcaaatcaaagtaaatcttttctgcTGAGGAAGTTCAGATTGTAGTCTATGGAAtgcctcactttgctctcaaaatggtttttctctctaacttggtgtgttctacaaatgagcaagaatgctttatttatagaaggagaaattcatgcctatgtcactaatgacataggtaaatatagcaaagtcaaaaaaggGTTGCAAATCTTATCAATTTGCcaaccaccaaatcttttattttcaactctaattattgttcctttttaacaattacttGTAGCAAATGAATAGCAAAAGTTGACCACAATATGCGATGGACTCAACATATGTATGGTAATGTGTTCTGGTACTTGTAACAATACACTTGTTTGTTAGGTGTAACTGGTATTTTGGAACAAGTTAATGAATACTTATATGTTCTCCATACTATTTTGTATAAGGGTTTGTTGGAGCTTTTAAGCGTAACGaatagaagttgaaaatggatcgaCGTAGCTTGCATTCCGAGTCAATAGGTGAAGGGCTGAAGGATTAATAATATTTAGAAGTAAATTTGACAATCATACCTTGAATCTAGGTTATTCTTTTTGGATGTAAACAACATTTACATATTCATTGGTCCCTCAAGTGGGATGTGAGAAGGGTAGGGTTATTTAGATCttacttctatttttattggATAGGAAGGTTGTTTTCGATGAACTGTGTAATCAAAGAAGGATCAGAAGGAAAATAGCGACAATACAATAGAAAGATAAACAAAGTAAATGAAAcgtgttttaataaaaaatgaagaataatatGTGTCGTGAATACTAAAAAATGCTACTTATCCTACTCAAAAGTATGACAACACTTGGCTATGTACTACAGAATCTTCAACCTACATACTTTCGTATCCAGAATCATGTCTGCAATAAGTTGAGATATGTTATATCTTGTCTAACTTTCTTTTTCGACTTACATCTATCTCTTATAAAACTTGTTATAGTCAACGTTTCACACATTCTCTTCACATGTTCGAACTATCTCAGTTTTGCTTCCTTCCTCTTATTAGCTATGAGGCCACTTCCAAGTTCCACCTAGTTGTGTAAAACTTTGttcctattttcatttttcctaaTATATTCACACATCAATTTGAGTATTTTCATATCTTTTATCTTCATCTTCTAAACATGTACATTCTTTTTggacattaaaaatatattttaggttAAAAAGGAGGAATCTAAGAATGTAAAAAGTCAAGAGAGGATAAGGACAAAGACGAGCAGCCACAAAGGTTAAAAGGGCAAAGATTTGGCTACTTGTTAAATTCTTTATTTAGATTTCAGCAGCCTTTTTGCCTTTCATACATTTCAACTTTTTGCCCTCCATATTCCAGGCATAATCATCAATCTAAACTcacatttataattatttggtatttgaaacttattcatatttttgttcCACATAGAATAATACGAAAAGGATGGTCCGAATTAGGGGTTTACCCACGTTGGGTTCAGGGCATTTAGCCGAACGCCCTAGATAAAAAAATACACTATATATGAAAGGTAAATTTTCTGTATTTTTGTAGATGGATATATTTTGGATccctttaataataaataaaaatagatgacTCAATGGTAAG
Proteins encoded:
- the LOC107032326 gene encoding uncharacterized protein LOC107032326, encoding MKEYVDCKFEYLVNLIKANHIEVMNFKNREDDQQPKDMGGKSTPHMVEVSDEEGNDGHQATSPIQLEFDVDSQTEDTLKNHQVMKDVSELQSPNSNSHHTDETCEHSKDAPSAQTPHHLFEGTMNEDTSDSTPSGSISPDTRETMNTLIADLGSLLIHANQQKLTENQSLLSDSQLPIDISITNIVVRSEINTPHARIRMPSRNCKSPYLTSFGSTEKGKAVMTDVIRPNFPFQGCEITNQAPSYLIDKFIEWVTTGLLKAHSKKKPSEDKYKSRASSLGFEMMDYVVAFPTNKNWFYAMSQPKNCWTDQHIDVIFYYIRKKSKL